From the Anguilla anguilla isolate fAngAng1 chromosome 6, fAngAng1.pri, whole genome shotgun sequence genome, one window contains:
- the LOC118229324 gene encoding interleukin-12 subunit alpha-like, whose translation MQQNGKLRFAQWLLVVVLSWHVFDVSVGHPVKGDVRLDSVDMESCVPHARALLWNMTEALQHDNLFGGINCTEQTAEMNSGTQTESACEPNPRQDASCRGQRNTKFDKTECLKNIELDTQYYRSALLAYSDSSLGSRLVKTIDDFTEHCFPAREDSSVIEVSPATGNTFEGRLKLCKAMKGLRVRAITINRVMSYIAAGDYEM comes from the exons ATGCAGCAAAACGGAAAGCTTc GTTTCGCCCAGTGGCTGCTCGTGGTCGTGCTCTCCTGGCACGTATTCGACGTCAGCGTGGGGCACCCGGTGAAAGGGGACGTCAGGCTGGACAGCGTAGACATGGAGAGCTGCGTGCCGCACGCGAGGGCACTGCTGTGGAATATGACGGAAGCGCTCCAGCAC GACAATCTTTTTGGCGGAATAAACTGCACGGAGCAGACTGCAGAGATGAACTCGGGGACTCAAACGGAGTCTGCTTGCGAACCAAACCCTCGACAG GATGCCTCGTGCCGTGGCCAAAGAAACACCAAGTTTGATAAG ACTGAGTGCCTTAAGAACATTGAGCTGGACACGCAGTATTACAGGAGCGCGCTACTGGCGTATTCTGACAGCTCTCTCGGTTCTCGCCTAGTCAAGACCATCGACGACTTCACGGAG CATTGTTTTCCGGCACGCGAAGATTCATCCGTGATTGAG GTATCTCCAGCTACAGGCAATACCTTTGAAGGGAGGCTCAAGCTGTGTAAAGCAATGAAAGGCCTCCGAGTTCGAGCCATTACTATCAACCGTGTAATGAGCTACATTGCTGCTGGGGACTACGAGATGTag